In Streptomyces sp. DG2A-72, one genomic interval encodes:
- a CDS encoding MarR family transcriptional regulator, producing the protein MTDLAEAVPFSSGGFTRLADRMAKEGLIRRGPDPADRRAGPLSPEDRRHLERILPGSIPC; encoded by the coding sequence ATGACAGACCTGGCGGAGGCCGTGCCCTTCAGCTCGGGCGGCTTCACCCGGCTCGCCGACCGCATGGCGAAGGAGGGGCTGATCCGCCGCGGCCCCGACCCCGCCGACCGACGAGCCGGACCGCTCTCACCCGAGGACCGCCGCCACCTGGAGCGCATCCTGCCCGGGTCCATCCCCTGTTGA
- a CDS encoding ABC transporter substrate-binding protein encodes MKRSGRRLAVATTVAAMAMSLAACGGGSSGSSADGKVTLHVQAWKGGGAEPANVAEINKAFEKAHPDIKVDFEYITANDTYVQKLQPELLGGKAGDVIMVDTDKMKKWGASGYLADLSKESWASKIAPDAKPFAQSEGKTLAMPMELIGIGLYANMDLLKKAGITELPADWPTFLADLAKVKKAGINPIALPDKSGWTGSSVFQASGSTTVYQKNKQWDADFLDGKASFNPDWKAPLAQLKTLEDKGYVNWKNELGVDEWAQGPQNFSAGKSAFWYQGAWQVSNVKKAGFPVSFAPWPGGDKGTKPNGMLFSGTMWGVNSQSQQGDAAREYVKFWSQSENLAKYLEAEHAESPFTGGTTPESPETTAFTTAFKEGRYRILPSNSWYAGAAETDIGSKLQAYLLGQASTAQTLKDIQSAASAK; translated from the coding sequence ATGAAGCGTTCTGGGAGACGGCTCGCGGTCGCCACCACGGTCGCCGCCATGGCGATGTCGCTGGCCGCGTGCGGCGGCGGGTCGTCCGGCAGCTCCGCGGACGGCAAGGTGACCCTTCACGTGCAGGCGTGGAAGGGCGGCGGCGCGGAGCCGGCGAACGTCGCGGAGATCAACAAGGCGTTCGAGAAGGCCCACCCCGACATCAAGGTCGACTTCGAGTACATCACCGCGAACGACACCTACGTCCAGAAGCTCCAGCCCGAGCTGCTCGGCGGCAAGGCCGGCGACGTGATCATGGTCGACACGGACAAGATGAAGAAGTGGGGCGCCTCCGGCTACCTGGCCGACCTGTCCAAGGAGTCGTGGGCGAGCAAGATAGCGCCCGACGCCAAGCCCTTCGCACAGTCCGAGGGCAAGACGCTCGCCATGCCGATGGAGCTGATCGGCATCGGCCTGTACGCCAACATGGACCTGCTGAAGAAGGCGGGGATCACCGAACTCCCCGCCGACTGGCCGACGTTCCTCGCGGACCTCGCCAAGGTCAAGAAGGCCGGCATCAACCCCATCGCGCTGCCCGACAAGAGCGGCTGGACCGGCAGCTCCGTCTTCCAGGCGAGCGGCTCGACCACCGTCTACCAGAAGAACAAGCAGTGGGACGCCGACTTCCTGGACGGCAAGGCCTCGTTCAACCCCGACTGGAAGGCGCCGCTCGCGCAGTTGAAGACCCTGGAGGACAAGGGGTACGTCAACTGGAAGAACGAGCTCGGCGTCGACGAGTGGGCGCAGGGACCGCAGAACTTCAGCGCCGGCAAGAGCGCCTTCTGGTACCAGGGTGCGTGGCAGGTCTCCAACGTCAAGAAGGCCGGATTCCCGGTCTCCTTCGCGCCCTGGCCGGGCGGCGACAAGGGCACCAAGCCCAACGGGATGCTCTTCTCCGGCACGATGTGGGGCGTCAACTCCCAGTCGCAGCAGGGTGACGCGGCGCGCGAGTACGTCAAGTTCTGGTCGCAGAGCGAGAACCTCGCCAAGTACCTCGAGGCCGAGCACGCGGAGTCGCCCTTCACCGGCGGCACCACGCCGGAGAGCCCCGAGACGACGGCCTTCACCACGGCCTTCAAGGAGGGCCGTTACCGGATCCTCCCGTCCAACTCCTGGTACGCCGGGGCCGCCGAGACCGACATCGGCTCCAAGCTCCAGGCCTACCTGCTGGGCCAGGCATCCACCGCGCAGACCCTGAAGGACATTCAGAGCGCGGCGTCCGCCAAGTAA
- a CDS encoding MBL fold metallo-hydrolase, whose amino-acid sequence MSMNRRHFLAAGSLTTAAIGLGLTSANASATPLADGHGAGHHKEKHPRGKLDFKVLDLDFPVGSKNKTATLVTGEREALLVDTGFTRADGYRLVGEVLDSGKKLTTVFISAGDPDYYFGAEALADAFPDARFVATRPVIQHIRRTFESKLKTWADLGANLPTRLVEIRPLTRGLTLEGHRFELKGGSALLPDRHYLWQPEQRAILGGVLLFQKQHVWVADTPTPEIRAAWVKLLDEMAALDPKLVVPGHRLPGTPADSSAITATREYLLTFEEELAKAADGAALTAALVKRYPDYGMVIAAEIGAKVAMGEMTWE is encoded by the coding sequence ATGTCCATGAACAGGCGTCACTTCCTCGCGGCAGGCTCGCTCACCACCGCCGCAATCGGCCTGGGCCTCACCTCGGCCAACGCGTCGGCCACCCCGCTCGCCGACGGACACGGAGCCGGACATCACAAGGAGAAGCACCCCAGGGGCAAGCTCGACTTCAAGGTCCTCGACCTGGACTTCCCGGTCGGCAGCAAGAACAAGACGGCCACTCTGGTCACGGGTGAGCGTGAGGCGCTGCTGGTCGACACCGGGTTCACCCGGGCCGACGGGTACCGGCTGGTGGGCGAGGTGCTGGACTCGGGCAAGAAGCTGACCACCGTGTTCATCAGCGCCGGTGATCCGGACTACTACTTCGGCGCCGAGGCCCTGGCCGACGCCTTCCCCGACGCCAGGTTCGTCGCCACCCGGCCGGTCATCCAGCACATCCGGCGCACCTTTGAGAGCAAGCTCAAGACGTGGGCCGACCTCGGGGCCAACCTGCCCACCCGCCTGGTGGAGATCAGGCCTCTGACCCGTGGTCTCACCCTGGAAGGGCACCGCTTCGAACTCAAGGGCGGATCGGCCCTGCTGCCGGACCGTCACTACCTGTGGCAGCCGGAGCAGCGCGCGATCCTCGGCGGGGTGCTGCTGTTCCAGAAGCAGCATGTGTGGGTCGCGGACACTCCGACCCCGGAGATCCGTGCTGCCTGGGTCAAGCTGCTGGACGAGATGGCCGCCCTCGACCCGAAGCTGGTCGTGCCCGGTCACCGCCTGCCCGGCACTCCCGCGGACTCCTCCGCCATCACCGCCACCCGCGAGTACTTGCTCACCTTCGAGGAGGAACTGGCCAAGGCCGCCGACGGCGCCGCGCTGACCGCGGCGCTCGTCAAGCGCTACCCGGACTACGGCATGGTCATCGCCGCCGAGATCGGTGCGAAGGTCGCCATGGGCGAGATGACCTGGGAGTAA
- a CDS encoding response regulator transcription factor translates to MRPSLRIVIAEDAVLLREGLVHLLQRFGHQVLAAVGDGPSLLTAAREHRPDLVITDVRMPPGQTDEGLRAARRLQSEQPGLAVLVLSQYVEQTFAEELLDDRRGSVGTGYLLKERIGDVEEFADAVTRVAAGSTVVDPEVVRQLLARRRDPLDRLTPREREVLALMAEGRSNAAIARRLVVTEAAVAKHIASILLKLELPPTAPDDHRRVLAVLAYLRG, encoded by the coding sequence GTGCGGCCGTCCCTCCGCATAGTGATCGCGGAGGACGCCGTCCTCCTGCGCGAAGGTCTCGTCCACCTCCTCCAGCGCTTCGGCCACCAGGTCCTCGCCGCGGTGGGCGACGGCCCTTCCCTGCTCACCGCGGCCCGGGAACACCGGCCGGACCTGGTCATCACCGACGTCCGTATGCCACCCGGCCAGACGGACGAGGGGCTGCGGGCCGCCCGCCGGCTCCAGTCCGAGCAGCCCGGACTCGCGGTCCTCGTCCTCAGCCAGTACGTCGAGCAGACCTTCGCCGAGGAACTGCTGGACGACCGCCGCGGCAGCGTCGGAACGGGCTACCTGCTCAAGGAACGCATCGGCGACGTCGAGGAGTTCGCCGACGCCGTCACCCGCGTCGCCGCCGGATCCACGGTCGTCGACCCCGAAGTCGTACGCCAGTTGCTCGCCCGCCGCCGCGATCCCCTGGACCGGCTCACACCCCGCGAACGCGAGGTCCTCGCCCTCATGGCCGAGGGCCGCTCCAACGCGGCGATCGCCCGCCGCCTCGTCGTCACCGAGGCCGCCGTCGCCAAGCACATCGCGAGCATCCTCCTGAAGCTCGAACTCCCGCCGACGGCTCCCGACGACCACCGTCGCGTCCTGGCGGTACTGGCCTATCTGCGTGGCTGA
- a CDS encoding DapH/DapD/GlmU-related protein: MQQSASDDGLFDHCPWLFGKQASEGQRAAQQERQKRLLGAGQVEFGEGCFVAATAAVYPKRLHLGDRSYIAAHAYVTDDVRTGADCTVNPFAVVRGTVTLGDGVRIGAHSSLLGFNHGAAPDLPVHRQPVTSRGITVGDDVWIGSHVVVVDGVTIGDHCVVGAGAVVTKDLPAWTVAAGNPARRIRDRRDARGKAPRSAAPLAGRLSEFAETARAQAADLLARCWLPDADRYADQPGSEPTVRAHCNAVEIADLLLGTAPPQLPAAEHAARLRALQDPATGLVPEYGEALAPPGPPGPAGLPDDGACAYHVLCVGYALDLLGSSFAHPLHPVRDTTADQLVRRLAALPWRDRAWRAGSWVDAWATAAHWNRRLGGEPAEPGALEALFGWLHTHVDPWTGMWGSPTREGGRLQMVNGYYRLTRGSFAQFDLPVPYAERVIDTVLDHARDARHFSPGRENACNVLDVAHPLWLCARQTSHRAEEARAWAADQLAAALRRWHPGQGFAFGPRPDGTGPGRAPGLQGTEMWLAIIWLLADLLGLADLLGYRPRGIHRPEPAAAGESGQTR; this comes from the coding sequence TTGCAGCAGTCCGCGAGCGACGACGGCCTCTTCGACCACTGTCCCTGGCTGTTCGGCAAACAGGCTTCCGAAGGGCAGCGCGCGGCACAGCAGGAGCGGCAGAAGCGGCTGCTCGGCGCCGGGCAGGTGGAGTTCGGCGAGGGGTGCTTCGTCGCGGCGACCGCGGCCGTGTATCCGAAGCGGCTGCACCTGGGCGACCGGTCGTACATCGCGGCCCACGCCTACGTCACGGACGACGTGCGCACGGGCGCCGACTGCACGGTCAACCCGTTCGCCGTGGTGCGCGGCACCGTCACGCTGGGCGACGGCGTACGCATCGGCGCGCACAGCTCGCTGCTCGGCTTCAACCACGGCGCCGCGCCCGATCTGCCGGTCCATCGGCAGCCCGTCACCAGCCGCGGCATCACCGTGGGCGACGACGTGTGGATCGGCTCCCACGTGGTCGTCGTGGACGGCGTCACCATCGGAGACCACTGCGTCGTCGGCGCCGGCGCGGTGGTCACCAAGGACCTGCCCGCGTGGACGGTGGCGGCCGGCAACCCCGCGCGCCGCATCCGCGACCGCCGGGACGCGCGCGGCAAGGCCCCGCGTTCCGCCGCGCCGCTCGCCGGCCGACTGTCGGAGTTCGCCGAGACCGCCCGCGCACAGGCCGCCGACCTGCTGGCCCGCTGCTGGCTTCCGGACGCCGACCGCTACGCCGACCAGCCCGGCTCCGAGCCGACCGTGCGGGCGCACTGCAACGCGGTGGAGATCGCCGACCTGCTCCTCGGCACCGCTCCCCCGCAGTTGCCGGCCGCCGAACACGCGGCGCGGCTGCGTGCACTGCAGGATCCCGCCACCGGCCTGGTGCCCGAGTACGGCGAGGCACTCGCGCCGCCCGGCCCGCCCGGCCCGGCCGGGCTGCCGGACGACGGCGCCTGCGCCTATCACGTGCTGTGCGTGGGTTACGCGCTGGATCTGCTCGGCAGCTCCTTCGCCCACCCGCTGCACCCGGTGCGGGACACCACAGCGGACCAGCTGGTCCGGCGCCTGGCCGCACTGCCCTGGCGGGACCGCGCCTGGCGCGCCGGGTCGTGGGTGGACGCCTGGGCCACCGCGGCGCACTGGAACCGGCGCCTGGGCGGGGAACCCGCCGAACCGGGGGCGCTGGAGGCGCTGTTCGGCTGGCTGCACACCCATGTCGACCCGTGGACCGGCATGTGGGGCTCTCCCACCCGCGAGGGCGGGCGCCTGCAGATGGTCAACGGCTACTACCGGCTCACCCGCGGCTCCTTCGCCCAGTTCGACCTGCCGGTGCCGTACGCCGAGCGGGTCATAGACACCGTTCTCGACCATGCGCGCGACGCACGCCACTTCTCTCCCGGCCGGGAGAACGCCTGCAACGTCCTGGACGTCGCCCACCCCCTGTGGCTGTGCGCCCGGCAGACCTCCCACCGCGCCGAGGAGGCCCGTGCCTGGGCGGCGGACCAGCTCGCCGCCGCCCTCCGGCGCTGGCATCCGGGACAGGGTTTCGCCTTCGGTCCCAGGCCCGACGGAACCGGCCCGGGCCGCGCACCCGGGCTGCAGGGCACCGAGATGTGGCTCGCCATCATCTGGCTGCTCGCTGACCTGCTCGGCCTCGCCGACCTCCTGGGCTACCGCCCACGCGGCATCCACCGCCCGGAACCGGCCGCGGCCGGCGAGAGCGGACAAACCCGGTGA
- a CDS encoding carbohydrate ABC transporter permease, whose amino-acid sequence MISTLWRRTSGTLGTVLLCLGTLTFVLPFLFTVVTSLRTAADVARSPLGIPRSLTLDNFVQAFGQIHYGRSALNTLFITGLSCLSITVIGSLASYPLARITQNWSTWVYRLFILGTSVPIFVVVAPLYLLMRDLNLLDSYAGVVLIYTAVNLPVAVFFYTSFVRSIPVDLEEAAALDGCGAFRTFFTIILPLLRPITSTLLTFVALQVWNDLLVPLVFLQDPDKRTVMVNAYSFIDPHNVQPTVLFPAALLGVLPLLLIFVFLQRHVVAGMSAGAVKS is encoded by the coding sequence ATGATCTCCACTCTCTGGCGCCGGACCTCCGGCACCCTCGGCACCGTGCTGCTGTGCCTCGGCACGCTGACGTTCGTCCTGCCGTTCCTCTTCACCGTCGTCACCTCGCTGCGCACCGCGGCGGACGTGGCCAGGTCCCCGCTGGGCATACCGCGGTCGCTGACCCTGGACAACTTCGTCCAGGCCTTCGGGCAGATCCACTACGGGCGCAGCGCGCTGAACACACTGTTCATCACGGGGCTGTCCTGCCTCAGCATCACCGTCATCGGCTCCCTGGCCAGCTACCCGCTGGCCCGCATCACCCAGAACTGGTCGACGTGGGTGTACCGGCTGTTCATCCTGGGCACCTCGGTACCGATCTTCGTGGTGGTGGCGCCCCTGTACCTGCTGATGCGGGACCTGAACCTGCTCGACAGCTACGCGGGCGTGGTCCTCATCTACACGGCCGTCAACCTCCCGGTCGCCGTGTTCTTCTACACCAGCTTCGTCCGCTCGATACCGGTGGACCTGGAGGAGGCCGCCGCCCTGGACGGCTGCGGAGCCTTCCGCACCTTCTTCACCATCATCCTGCCGCTGCTGCGCCCGATCACCAGCACGCTCCTGACGTTCGTCGCCCTCCAGGTCTGGAACGACCTGCTGGTCCCGCTGGTCTTCCTCCAGGACCCGGACAAGCGCACCGTCATGGTGAACGCCTACTCCTTCATCGACCCGCACAACGTGCAGCCGACCGTCCTGTTCCCGGCCGCCCTGCTCGGCGTGCTCCCGCTGCTGCTGATCTTCGTCTTCCTGCAGCGCCATGTGGTCGCCGGGATGTCGGCCGGCGCGGTCAAGTCGTAG
- a CDS encoding ABC transporter ATP-binding protein produces the protein MTTTHTTSAAVRPVELCSVTKRHGAGEQAVTALDDVSTHFAAGTMTAVMGPSGSGKSTLLHCAAGLDRPTAGEVLIGGTDLGGLDENALTVLRRERVGFVFQEFNLVSALTAAQNVELPLRLAGRRPAADEVRAVLAAVGLADRLGHRPSELSGGQQQRVAIARAMIARPAVLFADEPTGALDTRASRMVLRLLRDLVGSQGQTVVMVTHDPAAAAYADRVLLLADGRLVDELPGAASAAAIAARTAALEVES, from the coding sequence ATGACCACGACACACACCACTTCGGCGGCCGTGCGGCCCGTCGAGCTGTGCTCGGTGACGAAGCGCCACGGCGCCGGGGAACAGGCCGTCACGGCTCTCGACGACGTGTCGACGCACTTCGCGGCGGGCACGATGACGGCCGTCATGGGCCCCTCCGGTTCCGGCAAGTCCACCTTGCTGCACTGCGCGGCGGGCCTCGACCGGCCGACCGCCGGGGAGGTGCTGATCGGCGGTACGGACCTGGGCGGGCTGGACGAGAACGCGCTGACCGTCCTGCGCAGGGAGCGGGTGGGCTTCGTCTTCCAGGAGTTCAACCTCGTATCGGCACTGACCGCCGCGCAGAACGTCGAACTGCCGTTGAGACTGGCCGGGCGGCGCCCCGCGGCAGACGAGGTGCGGGCGGTGCTCGCCGCTGTCGGGCTCGCGGACCGCCTCGGACACCGGCCGAGCGAACTGTCGGGAGGCCAGCAGCAGCGAGTCGCGATCGCGCGGGCGATGATCGCGCGGCCCGCCGTCCTCTTCGCCGACGAGCCGACCGGCGCGCTGGACACCCGGGCGTCGCGGATGGTGCTTCGGCTGTTGAGGGACCTGGTGGGCAGCCAGGGCCAGACGGTCGTGATGGTGACGCACGACCCTGCCGCCGCGGCGTATGCGGATCGTGTGCTGCTGCTGGCGGACGGACGGCTCGTGGACGAACTGCCGGGTGCCGCCAGTGCCGCGGCGATCGCGGCGCGGACGGCCGCACTGGAGGTGGAGTCGTGA
- a CDS encoding carbohydrate ABC transporter permease — MFHRRRATMAAFLLPAIVVYGLFMLYPLARGVYLSMTDSLGGPIAHFVGTDQYRAMADDPKVTAALWHTVLYAAVVVIAQNALGLLFASLLFRRPRVRKGLSVVLLTPTLVSPVMAAFIWSYLFAPEGGINALLGLLGLDSLRHVWLGDTSTALYAVAAVNIWMFAGYSCAIFLAGYMSVPTELLDAAAVDGASGWQRFRSVEWPMLAPALTVNVTLSLIGSLKVFEFPLVLTNGGPAGATETLTTLVFRNVFGGGKFAFGIAVSVLLLVTVVVLSSATSSLLRLRERRI, encoded by the coding sequence GTGTTCCACCGACGGCGTGCCACCATGGCCGCCTTCCTGCTTCCGGCGATCGTCGTGTACGGCCTGTTCATGCTGTACCCGCTGGCCCGCGGCGTCTATCTGAGCATGACCGACAGCCTCGGCGGCCCCATCGCCCACTTCGTCGGCACGGACCAGTACCGTGCCATGGCCGACGACCCGAAGGTCACCGCGGCCCTGTGGCACACCGTGCTGTACGCGGCGGTCGTGGTGATCGCGCAGAACGCCCTCGGCCTGCTCTTCGCGAGCCTGCTCTTCCGCCGGCCCAGGGTGCGCAAGGGGCTCAGCGTGGTGCTGCTGACCCCCACGCTCGTCTCCCCGGTGATGGCGGCCTTCATCTGGTCGTACCTCTTCGCCCCGGAAGGCGGCATCAACGCGCTGCTGGGCCTGCTCGGCCTCGACTCACTGCGGCACGTGTGGCTCGGGGACACCTCCACCGCCCTGTACGCGGTCGCCGCCGTCAACATCTGGATGTTCGCGGGCTACTCCTGCGCCATCTTCCTCGCCGGCTACATGAGCGTGCCCACCGAACTCCTCGACGCCGCCGCGGTGGACGGCGCGAGCGGCTGGCAGCGGTTTCGCAGCGTGGAGTGGCCGATGCTCGCTCCCGCGCTGACCGTGAACGTGACGCTCAGCCTCATCGGCTCGCTCAAGGTCTTCGAGTTCCCCCTGGTGCTGACCAACGGCGGCCCGGCCGGTGCCACCGAAACCCTGACCACGCTCGTCTTCCGGAACGTCTTCGGCGGCGGGAAGTTCGCCTTCGGCATCGCCGTCTCCGTACTGCTCCTGGTGACCGTGGTCGTCCTGTCCAGCGCCACCTCCTCCCTGCTCCGGCTGCGCGAGCGAAGAATCTGA
- a CDS encoding sensor histidine kinase has product MTTPRTVLEALARSPLGFLRTVWPLRALGFLLSGGVFATAAYIGVGGLFTASIGTWATVLCAVAVVVFAAALAGPLERRRLALVDRSDRSDRDDRPEPRNGLLVAGYGAVSVLAVGWMDLAVVLVSLGIPGFLLLAPLQPTASPWQTVAGPVAGALLLPVSAYPIGAWAGVRAAVTHAVLFPKDHELREVVRSRARLVDAFETERRRIERDLHDGAQQRLVALTMKLGLAALDLPPGSAAAGEVAEAHALAKEALTELRELIRGIHPQILTERGVPAAVRDIAGRCPVPAHVDIDLSGRLPAAVEQTAYFVTAEALTNIAKHSGADHCRITARCHDGLLRLDIQDNGSGNADPARGTGLTGLADRIAAADGRMLLSSPPGGPTLLRAEIPCGRPSA; this is encoded by the coding sequence GTGACCACCCCTCGAACCGTCCTGGAGGCCCTCGCCCGAAGCCCGTTGGGATTCCTCCGCACCGTGTGGCCGTTGCGCGCGCTGGGATTCCTGCTGTCCGGCGGGGTGTTCGCGACGGCCGCATACATCGGTGTCGGTGGGCTGTTCACCGCATCCATCGGCACGTGGGCCACGGTGCTCTGTGCGGTGGCCGTCGTGGTCTTCGCCGCCGCCCTCGCGGGTCCCCTCGAGCGACGCCGCCTCGCGCTCGTCGACCGGAGCGACCGCAGCGACCGCGATGACCGGCCCGAACCGCGGAACGGCCTGCTGGTCGCCGGCTACGGCGCCGTGTCCGTCCTGGCGGTGGGCTGGATGGACCTGGCCGTCGTCCTGGTCTCGCTCGGCATCCCGGGCTTCCTCCTCCTCGCGCCCCTCCAGCCCACCGCCTCCCCCTGGCAGACCGTGGCCGGCCCCGTCGCGGGAGCCCTGCTCCTGCCCGTGTCCGCGTACCCCATCGGTGCGTGGGCCGGCGTCCGCGCCGCTGTGACCCATGCTGTCCTCTTCCCGAAGGACCACGAACTGCGCGAGGTCGTGCGCTCCCGAGCCCGCCTCGTCGACGCCTTCGAGACCGAACGCCGCCGCATCGAACGTGACCTCCACGACGGTGCCCAGCAGCGCCTCGTCGCCCTCACCATGAAGCTGGGCCTCGCCGCCCTCGACCTGCCGCCCGGCAGCGCCGCGGCCGGGGAGGTCGCAGAGGCCCACGCCCTGGCCAAGGAAGCGCTCACCGAGCTGCGGGAACTGATCCGTGGCATCCATCCCCAGATCCTGACCGAACGCGGGGTGCCCGCCGCCGTGCGGGACATCGCCGGGCGTTGCCCGGTCCCCGCGCACGTGGACATCGATCTCTCCGGCCGGCTTCCGGCCGCCGTCGAGCAGACGGCGTACTTCGTGACCGCCGAGGCGCTCACCAACATCGCCAAACACAGCGGTGCCGACCACTGCCGCATCACCGCCCGCTGCCATGACGGACTGCTCCGCCTCGACATCCAGGACAACGGTTCCGGCAACGCCGACCCCGCTCGCGGTACGGGCCTCACCGGCCTCGCCGACAGGATCGCCGCCGCCGACGGCAGAATGCTCCTGTCCAGCCCGCCCGGCGGGCCCACCCTGCTCAGAGCGGAGATCCCGTGCGGCCGTCCCTCCGCATAG
- a CDS encoding LacI family DNA-binding transcriptional regulator, translating into MTGRVTIAQVAEAAGVSAMTVSNVVNGKPGASEETRRRVMEVAARLGYRPNVSARNLKAGRSGLIGVIALDLTSQYGLEILRGVADELADAEQEMLVNATYHDAVREKDRVEFLARGLVDGVLMIAPVLEDETVELLRRQKLPCVIIDPRRLDVPLPRLSVDNYHGMRQGTQHLIDLGHTRIAYLRGEEDLESTSLRFQGFEDAMRIAGLDVDMRLVASCDFSYACGFRTTARLIDDHRPTAIVAGADLMALGAIDAARARGLDVPTEFSVVGFDDLPQAAQSFPGLTTVRQPLHDMGQKAARALLSVIEGQRLLMEHMEVGTELVVRNSTAPPPLDGAA; encoded by the coding sequence GTGACAGGGCGGGTGACCATCGCGCAGGTGGCCGAGGCGGCCGGAGTCTCCGCGATGACCGTGTCCAATGTCGTGAACGGCAAGCCGGGTGCCTCGGAGGAGACCCGGCGCCGTGTCATGGAGGTGGCCGCGCGCCTCGGTTACCGGCCGAACGTCTCCGCCCGCAACCTCAAGGCCGGCCGCAGCGGGCTCATCGGCGTCATAGCGCTGGACCTGACCAGTCAGTACGGACTCGAGATCCTGCGCGGTGTCGCCGACGAACTGGCCGACGCCGAGCAGGAGATGCTCGTCAACGCCACGTACCACGACGCGGTGCGGGAGAAGGACCGGGTCGAGTTCCTGGCCCGTGGCCTCGTCGACGGCGTGCTCATGATCGCGCCCGTTCTGGAGGACGAGACAGTCGAGCTGCTGCGTCGGCAGAAACTGCCCTGCGTCATCATCGATCCCCGGCGCCTGGACGTACCGCTGCCCCGGCTGAGCGTCGACAACTACCACGGGATGCGCCAGGGCACGCAGCACCTCATCGACCTGGGGCACACCCGGATCGCCTACCTCCGCGGGGAGGAGGACCTGGAGAGCACATCCCTCCGTTTCCAGGGCTTCGAGGACGCGATGCGGATCGCCGGACTCGACGTCGACATGCGGCTGGTCGCCTCCTGCGACTTCTCCTATGCCTGCGGCTTCCGCACCACGGCTCGTCTGATCGACGACCACCGTCCTACGGCGATCGTCGCCGGAGCCGATCTGATGGCGCTCGGCGCCATCGACGCCGCCCGGGCCCGCGGCCTCGACGTGCCCACCGAGTTCTCCGTCGTCGGCTTCGACGACCTTCCGCAGGCGGCGCAGAGCTTCCCCGGCCTGACCACCGTGCGTCAGCCGCTGCACGACATGGGCCAGAAGGCCGCCCGCGCGCTGCTGTCCGTCATCGAGGGACAGCGGTTGCTCATGGAGCACATGGAGGTGGGTACGGAGCTCGTGGTGCGCAACTCGACCGCCCCGCCGCCCCTCGACGGCGCGGCGTGA